One Carya illinoinensis cultivar Pawnee chromosome 5, C.illinoinensisPawnee_v1, whole genome shotgun sequence genomic window, AAGACCAAACAGGTTGAGAAATGGCACGCAAGAAGATCAGAGAGTACGACTCCAAGAGGTTGTTGAAGGAGCACTTCAAGAGGCTCTCCGGCAGAGACTTACCGATTAAATCGGCACAGGTGAGTCGCTGAGATTGCTGCAAGTTTTCGATTTCCCGCTGAGCTGTATGAAATTATAACCATATGATGTTTGAgaaaacttttatttcaactagTCTtccataatttcttttttcatttcttttaaatcaGGAATATACAATTTCCTTTCTTTAATTGTTTCTCTACGATTATAGGTTATGCTATTGAAACCTAATTCCCTGTTTGTTTTTTTGCGTTTATGTTTATGCCTTAGGTCACCCAATCAACCGATTTTAATGAACTAGCACAGAATGAACCTTGGCTTTTATCGACAAAACTTGTGGTGAAACCAGATATGTTGTTCGGAAAGCGTGGAAAGAGCGGTTTGGTTGCCTTGAATCTTGATTTGGCTCAAGTTTCTGCTTTTGTCAAGGAGCGCCTTGGCAAAGAGGTGTTTACTACTTCTTTTGTCCCGACTTTCTTCATTTGAGTAATTATGTTTTATCAACCGTTTACGCTGTTAACTACTATCGATTTTGGCTAAATCACTAGTGGCGTCTGCAGGGATTGTTTCATTCCTTTTAACGAATTCGAGTGTTTGCATATATTTATCCATATTTAATTTACAGGTAGAGATGGGTGGATGCAGAGGACCTATTACGACATTCATCGTTGAACCTTTCATCCCGCACAACGAAGAGTTTTACCTTAACATCGTCTCAGAACGTCTAGGGAACAGCATTAGCTTTTCAGAATGTGGAGGAATCGAAATCGAAGAGAACTGGGATAAGGTACTTATTTAAATTCAGTACTCGGAAgcactttttgaatttttgtaatTGTACTTTCTCTGTGGTTTCTTGAATTCTTTCACTCTTAAAAACTCCATAATTTACGAAGGAAAGTATATACTTTATGCAGGTTAAGACTATATTTGTCCCAACAGGAGTATCTCTTACCTCAGAATTATGTGCTCCACTTGTGGCAACCCTTCCTTTGGAGGTAATTGCAGTAGATGATTTTGCTTAATGCGTGGCCAAACTTTTTGTATTGAATTTCACTCTTACTGCTTATAGATACTAGCATTAGCTCagacttgaaaattttaatgacaattttttttttttgtgtatccAGATCAAAGTGGAGATTGAGGACTTTATCAAAAGCGTTTTTGCTCTATTTCAgggtaaaagaaaaatattttgcaaatcAATGATATGCTATATTTACGAATATGAATTTGCTCGACCTATGAACTATGGAGTTAACAGTTTTAGTTTTTGTGTGCCAGACCTGGACTTCACTTTCCTAGAGATGAATCCATTCGCATTGGTCAACGGAAAGCCTTATCCTTTAGATATGAGAGGCGAGTTGGATGATACGGCTACTTTCaagaacttcaagaagtgcgttccattttctttattaatggTTGAATTTGCTCTTAGTTTTGTCACAAAACAAAGAATTCCTGCAAATCAATACCTTTTAGTGCACAGCCTCCCGCCTTTAATCTCATTTTACATGACTTGATTTTTCAGGTGGGGAAATATTGAATTTCCATTGCCATTTGGAAGAGTTATGAGTCCTACAGAGACCTTTATTCATGGACTGGATGAAAAGGTAAGAGTGGTGCCATAGCTTGTATCTCTAATCTGATTCCACCTACTAATCATCTCattgaaaacaaaatttaaacaagaataactttttctttcatctctctctctctctctctctctctaagaaaCTTGAGATTGTTGTCTGTTGCTGAAATATGTCTACCACTACTACATTTGGATTAAATGGTCGTTATTTTCCCCCCATGATGTTGGATAATTATTTGAGTctaagggcatgtttggatGCTTGGAATATctcataattttgtgaatagtagtgaaatagcttgtgaaaatgttttattgggttttgggaaggaagagagaaaaagttgaataaaaatattataaagttaaaaattgtttgaatataattttttaatattatttttgttttgaagttcgtaaaagttgtattgattttctatttgaataatgataaggtaatgattagatgaaaatgtagaaaaatttaaattgaaaagtgttttatatttgagtgatgtttgggtatgaaattatgagaagttttaagaattttgagaattctcatagtgtccaaacatgcccttaGTTTTTCTTAATGTATATCTTTTGGTTTCCACAACTCGTGACTTTTTAGTTTTGTAACCAATGGATTTATTGAGATTATGGAATTTTAGCTGAAACTTAAAAAGCTTATTAGTTATGACTACTGATGGGTAGAGTTGAGTTCCTTTGGCACACCATAAAGGTTTCTTGGTCCACTTGAGCAAAGTTTGTGAGTTTTTCTCTCACTAAATTACAAACATaagggaaaggaaagaaaaagctTAAGGTACTCAGCAAAATTTTGTAGATCAAGATGTTAACATTGACGCTCTATTTTAGGTTCTATTTTTTGCAAAATGTTAAGAGACATGCTAATATTAAGTTCAAGGCATTTATAGTCATCTTGGCTTTGGGATGTTTCACTCTAAAAGTTACAGTGTCTCAAATCTCATTATCTCTATATTGTTTGTATTCATATTTTCTCAGTGAATCACATTGCTACCCGTCTTTATGAGTATCTTACTAAGTTCATTAATTAATGagaacttaatttattttttgcttcttGCAGACAAGTGCGTCATTGAAATTCACGGTTTTGAACCCAAAAGGACGAATTTGGACTATGGTAGCTGGAGGAGGTGCTAGTGTCATCTATGCAGATACGGTGTGGCTCTCTTTGTTTGGAACTAGAACTCTTCTTAACGGGAGTGTGACTATaataattttcaacattttttactTTAGCATAAAGTTTTTGGGTGCTGATCATTACTGCTTAATCCAGGTTGGAGATCTTGGCTATGCTTCTGAGCTTGGAAACTATGCAGAATATAGTGGAGCTCCCAAGGAAGAGGAAGTGTTACAGTATGCCAGAGTTGTAATTGATGTAAGGACATACCAGCTACTCTTTTCAGTGTTGTGTTACTACCATgtcaaatgaaaatataaactcTGGTACTTCACCGGCTTGATTTGCCCccttaaaattacataaatatatcaCAGGGACCGCATTTGAATTTGTGTTCCTTCTGAATTTCATTATATCTTCCATGTGGCTAACAATTAATCTCATCGTTCCTCTACAGTGTGCAACTGCTGATCCTGATGGCCATAAGAGAGCCCTTGTAGTTGGAGGAGGAATAGCTAACTTCACCGATGTTGCAGCTACGTTTAATGGTATAATCCGTGCTTTGAAGGAGAAGGTGAGCTCATCCTTGAAAAAACTTAACTTAGTTTGTCTCTATTCCTTTTCTGTAGTAAGACTAATTCATTGTTGAGTGTTCATAAATCAGGAGTCTAAACTTAAAGCAGCAAGGATGCAGATATATGTGAGGAGAGGAGGTCCTAACTACCAGAGTGGCCTTGCAAAAATGCGGGCACTTGGACAGGAAATCGGAATCCCAATCGAGGTACTAATATCTATAACAACACCACCACACCCCacaccccaccccccccccccccccccccccccccccccccgagctTTGTTTTGATGTATGAACCCGCAAAAATTGACCTTGAACAAGCGTTATGGTAATATTAGCATATTCAAAAGAGGAACATCTAAACATCTTTGTTCCAATTTTCTCTCATAGGTTTATGGCCCCGAAGCAACAATGACCGGAATATGCAAACAGGCGATTGAGTGTATCACTGCAGCTGCATAAATAATTCTTGAAGATTTTATCTCTGTtgtgtttttcatttttgtggCAAGTTTCAGGTGTCTTGTTAAATCTTCCATCTTCGGTATACCAGAAACCTTGGGGAAATGTAATTTCTTATATTAATGTGCCAAAAATAATGGTGTCTGAGAATTATAGATGTAATCTGTGTAATGGGATTGTCATCCCATAATAAAGAGCTTAGACTGATCCACCTAATTTGTCTCTCTTGGGTTACATAtaactgattttttttccccCGTCACTGATCAGTTGTTGTAATGAATGTGCGAGACATCTTCCATGCAAAGTGTGAGTTAAAAATGGCAGTCTTCTTTTGttcccttttattttctctttttcctagAAAACAAGCACAATGATGTGGTTAAAATATAGAGTTCTACTCAGCAATCCTACACCATATACATGcatgctaaaaaaaataaaaaataacagtaGGTGTATAGTGTTGGGATGTTGAATagaaattttctaaaatatattggtttggACTTGATTGAATAATTTCAGCTCACCAAATTGTGGTGCAACATGTATTATTAATAGGAATCAATTATAGTGTTTGAATAGGAGTCTAAGAGGTACTAATAGACAATGAGATAGATAGAGCATAGCTATACGAGACTCATTACCAAGCCTAACTATGTTACATTAGGTTAATCTTCTGGTTGGTCTATATCCTGTACATCAGCTGTGTTGCCGTGTTTGACAGGATCTTTAGGAGAGTCCTTTAACATAGTCTGCAACAAATGCTATAACCTATAACCGAGGTCTTGATTTGTCTATCATCTCCATTCCATTGGTCCTGCATTCAGCCCGTGCGGTACATGACCTGTGCAAGCGGAATCCTCGAACAAATCAACAGCTCACATTGGGCGCTTTGATCTACTCTACCCTTACAAGACTCGGACCCCCTCCCCAGCCTAGTTGAAGACTCCTCACTTTTACACACATCCTCTCCAATTCAAACCTCTGCCTCTCCCTAGGACACTGAATCCCTAGCCCCTAGGAGTCTATGGTTATCAGTCCGGACTGGAAAATCCAAACTGCACCGAACGGTTCCGATTGGTCCAGAAACCACCAATAAGTTTACCAGTCGGCGTCGGTCTCCTAGCTTTGGATTTTCGGTTTTTGGTTCGGTTCCGTATGGTTTTCTCCCTCCAAATTGGACCAGACTGACAAAACTACGTAAGCTTTTaataatgtttatttatttaagtattttatgtAGTAGTTATAtaacttaattatattttcatctaatctatgATCATGGACCATATAAAATGTTAGATATACTATTAAACTAAATATTAACCGGCTATTTTTTAGTTGGCTAAATAAATAGTGTTTATTAATTGTTAAGTAGGgcctttataaaaaaagtaatccATTTTGCACACAGCACCCTCACACGCAACACACCATcatttttgaaatataaaatagaagggagtaaaataataaattcacatttttcaataGTGTGAAAAAGTGTGAGGCTGCTGAGTATATTTTCCCTTTTGCACGGGCCCGAACAAATAGATCAATTAGACCAACCAgaccaataaataacaatttgGCCCGATTTAGAGGTACCATTGGTTCGGTCCAAAAATGCCCATTTCAGACTGACCGGACCAATTACAATCCTACTAGCTCCTAACAAACCTTTAGCTCCCACCATTACTACCGTGCCAACCGCCATCCCACGTCTCGGGATCACTTGCTCTTGGAATAATATATCTCAACCCAAACCCTATAATGATGCATTTGTCcaatgagcaatgctacatacagtcgtaaaaTTGCAAACGTTACgcaattgctttgaaaaagagtggggtccacaattaaaaagttaatttttttttcatatgggtcccatattaattcatttttttcaaagcgactgcacgccgtttgcacaaccacgactgcaaatatcatttctcttgtcCAATACTCATTGTCCAAAGCCCTCCTCGACGAGATTGAATCTACAAATACCGAACCCACTTACTAGTTAGGTTTGAGTATCAAGAATActctactactatttattattttattactattttttttactttttattattattcattatatttcactactattcaatattctattactacttttttactattatGTACAACTCTTTTTAACACTTCTCACTACCCAAATGGACCTAAATCACCGTAGTGTCGTCCGCCATAAACAAGAAGTTTGATGCAATTTTAATATATAGCCGTGAAATCGTACAAGGTTTATAGAACCGTGAAACCATCCCATCCACTAACCCGTAGGAGTCCATTTGTGAATTTATatttagaattatatatatggttgttCAAAGAATACATGACATATAGGGTCAATTCCTCCAAAAATTATATCCTTTacgcagttttttttttcagggtTTGACTTTGACTGGactcaaaatattaaatagaaaaaataacaataaaaatattaacagAAAGGAAGGTCAGCACAACACAAAGGAATTAGAATGATTCATTCAACtctaaatatataaagagaaaCACTAAATCCACCGAGAGATGGTCTCTAATATGTGTCCcgattctccatttttttttttttttaactcagtgtttaaaaaagtattttttagtgatgttgtgaatttttttattttgaaataaaaaaatattaaaatataaaacatatcaatgaaaaaaataaaaacttaaaaaaaaattattctttctcAAGACGGAACTCGTGCTAAATCCTGCTCATGTATAAATATTAGATGATGtctttgaaaagttgtaataataataataataataataattgttgtCGTTCTAAAAGTTGAAGTCCGTATTGAACGCCATCGTCACGGCCACGAAACATTCACGCATCACGTTTTTCAGGACGGCAGATTTCTACAGTATAATAATATGTCAAGGCTTCTAATAATAGGGTCTGTTGAATTTTGTTCGGTCAAAATTAGCACCTCACCTATTCAGGCCTCCTGCTTTAGTGTTATTTTTGGGAGGAAAAAGTTGGCCAACTCATTCCAATTTCAGTCTCCTGCTGATCATTTCAACACATATGTCACGCCTGACCCAAAAAAGCCTAAAggcaagaaagaaaattaaagaaaacagCTAGCTCCTGACTTTTGTTAGTTGTGGCCGCGTATTTAACAACTTAATATAGGACTCAAGGTATGTTTCATAACCACCATTTTCGAATCACGCTGAGCTCTTGTAAAAGAGAAGAGTGTGAAGGTAAGGTGTGTTCGTGATAACTCCAAGGTCACATACAAAAAGGGTAATGATCCCTTCCATCTGTTCAACAACGCATTTACAACCTGCACCAACGTggctttctttttaattttttaataccaaCTTTTAAGCCCACGTCAAAGCAGCACTCTTTTCTCTCATTGATTTAAGAGTATTGCTATACTTAAGCCTCTACAGTAACTTATACCGCATTCTGCCaacgtgtaatttttttttttaatgctacaGTACAACGACAGCTTTTTACGCTAGAAAGTGAAATTATTATATGCTACAGTAAACGCAAATGGGTTTTACACTATCCAGCATTGAATAATCATTTGGGTTTTGAAAATCTGCTGCTCCCTCCAATGTTGCTCCTCTCGCTCGCCGAACCGAGAATCCTCTGCCGGCTGCCGAACGAAGTTGCTCGTACTGTCTGGTGTGCCGGCTGCCAAACCTGTTGCCTTCTGCCGTCTGTCGTCTGCCGCTTGAGGTCTGCGATTCTGTGAGGTAAATATTGAGCTGTCCGTGTCCAGTTTAGCCATCCTCAGTTTGTGGTTCTTCAGGCAAAGTGGTTTAGATGGCTTCTGATTTGCATTGATAGGAAGAGTATAGTGCGATTAAGTTTGGGTTGTGATaatggattttaattttttttttttgttggattcCGAGAGGCATTTACTAGGTTTgggtttttctcaaatttgtaGGTAAATGGATAGAAAAGATAAGattaagaagaaaatatttGCTATATTTTCAACTCAAAGACAAAATTAATTCACATAGAACTAAAATACATGAGTATCAATTTCTGTAGAAATTTTATCTTCTAAGCCCTTTTACCATTTATGCTCTTATATTTCCAAATTAAGTACTGTCATATGGGTATCAATTTTGATTGAGGTTGAGATTGTGGTGTGAAATTATGGAGTGGATTATGATATTTTGGCATGAATTCGGATAGTAGTGGTATGGTATGTTGATTGTGGGGTTAGATTATGGCTTGAATTCTTATGAGatatggattaattttttttttggttttggtttcagATATGAATTATTCTAAGATTGTGATTAATTATGGATTGAATTATGTTGattttggtatttgattgtGGCTTGAAGATTGTGATTTAATATGGCTTTGAAGATTGTGATTTAATATGGCTAGTGCGATTAATTAATTCGCTAAACTCAAATTGCCTAGTATGTAATGCTAAAAacccaaaatctaaaaaaaaaaaaaaaaaaatacagatctATAGTTGCACTTCCCAGCCTGTAAAATCAATTACTAAATTCTAATCATTGTAGACATAACTAATTAATGTTTAGGACTTCACATTACTATGAAATCTTTATTCTAACTGTATGTGGAGCTGCGTTTTTGTGATGCATTTATTAATTAGttattctaatttattataGCATTATGgacaaagaagaagataaaaggcCACCCAGGCCTTCTACACCAATTCCACCAACTCAGATATGATACATTGGTCATTCATAAAAGGCATGTGTCTTGATTCCAACtagttaatgtatttttatttgtgtattGTAGGGATATTATGGTCCAGGAAGTACTTACTACCCGCCATTTATAATGCATCCAAATGCATTTCCTAATTCATACACATACGTGGGGTAGCCAGGTACATAGATTTctaaacattaatttttttccagGCAGTTGATTCTTAACCTTTCTAACTCTGTGCTTGATTACAGGCACCATCAATGCCACCTTTTCCAGCAACGTTCATTTACCCTCCGTTGACTAGTGCGGAGGAGTCAGACCGTATGCAACAAATGACCCAGGTATATAGCTTGGCCCGACTTTTCCATTTTACTAATTTGTTGTTTATTACCTGTTATAACACTGTGTCTTATTATAGTCTTCACCAATGTCACCTTTTCCAACAACGTTCATCTATCCTCCATCTAATAATGCAGAAGAGTCGAGCCGTGTTCCACCAACGAGCCAGGTACTTCTTTTAATATCCTGAATTTTGGTACTTGAATATGTGCATTGTTACCAATTCTAACACAGTGCTTGATATAAGCCCCCACCAATGCCACCTTTGCCAACAACATTCATCTACTCTCCGTCGACTAATGCTGAGGATTTGGGTCGTGTTCAACAAACGATCCAGGTAGATTGTTGTCTAAccttttgatattttttccttAATCTGTTTATTATGCCTTCTAACATCATACACTTTATTACAGACCCCACCAATGCCACCTCCTCCAACAATGTTCATCTACCCTCTCTCGGCAAATGCGGAAGAGGCGGACGTTGTTCAACAAACGAACCAGGTTAGAaattttgtgattaatttttttttttaataacattgTTACCCATTTTAATATCGTGCTTGATTATAGCCCCCACCAATGCCACCTCTTCCAACAACGTTCATTTACCCTCCGTTGACTAATGCGGAGAAGTCGGACCATGTTCAACCAACGAACCAggttagaaatttatttcatttttgtgtGCCGTGtcctgaattttatttttttcatttattttgttacCCATTCTAACTATGTAATCGATTACAGCCCCCACCAATGCCACCTCTTCCAACTCCGTTCATCTACCCTCCGTCGATGACCGCAGAGAAGTCGGGCCTTTTTCAACCTACCAACCAGGTTAGAAAATTACCActggattttttgttttgtttttttttccttacgttatttttttttaccctcGCCATACCTGAATATAGCCTCCACCAATAACACGACCCCCATCGGAGGAGTTGAGAAGCTTTGAAAATTCATCAACTACTCCATCGACTAATGCGACTGATGCGACATTTATAAGTGAAAGTGAAACTAATGTTGGAGGTACGTCCCTTTTTTCTGAAGAGAATGAAGAATCTGAGGAtatatgtaacagcccgctagagtgaaatttctattaattttaggaacctcgtgaaaaccctataagttttcacgaatccattaatcgtataggtttttgtctaactacatagttagtgttattatttactatggtatcagaagtgtgtttttgattattggagatagttagaagtgtcaaaatgtattatggtttgtgccattagactcggagagttatttaaagtcttatggcacaataacatcttttcatattttcggacaaaacgtctgttcaaaactgtagatattattggataaaaagaaatatcttgagataattttcgtgaatattattgggtaaaaatattttgagttgat contains:
- the LOC122310275 gene encoding pistil-specific extensin-like protein; the encoded protein is MVQEAPSMPPFPATFIYPPLTSAEESDRMQQMTQSSPMSPFPTTFIYPPSNNAEESSRVPPTSQTPPMPPPPTMFIYPLSANAEEADVVQQTNQPPPMPPLPTTFIYPPLTNAEKSDHVQPTNQPPPMPPLPTPFIYPPSMTAEKSGLFQPTNQPPPITRPPSEELRSFENSSTTPSTNATDATFISESETNVGGTSLFSEENEESEDICNSPLE
- the LOC122311727 gene encoding ATP-citrate synthase alpha chain protein 1, which encodes MARKKIREYDSKRLLKEHFKRLSGRDLPIKSAQVTQSTDFNELAQNEPWLLSTKLVVKPDMLFGKRGKSGLVALNLDLAQVSAFVKERLGKEVEMGGCRGPITTFIVEPFIPHNEEFYLNIVSERLGNSISFSECGGIEIEENWDKVKTIFVPTGVSLTSELCAPLVATLPLEIKVEIEDFIKSVFALFQDLDFTFLEMNPFALVNGKPYPLDMRGELDDTATFKNFKKWGNIEFPLPFGRVMSPTETFIHGLDEKTSASLKFTVLNPKGRIWTMVAGGGASVIYADTVGDLGYASELGNYAEYSGAPKEEEVLQYARVVIDCATADPDGHKRALVVGGGIANFTDVAATFNGIIRALKEKESKLKAARMQIYVRRGGPNYQSGLAKMRALGQEIGIPIEVYGPEATMTGICKQAIECITAAA